ATACTGTGATTTTTTGTTCGTTTAAATAAGCACCCTGACCACGCTCTGCGGTAAATAGCTCATCAGCGATAGCATTATATACAGTGCCCATAATGAGTTTACCGTCTTCTTCTAAGCCAATGCTGACGCAAAAGAATGGATAAGTATGAGCAAAATTAGTGGTGCCATCAAGTGGATCGATGATCCAGCGGCGGTGTGATTTTTTTACGCCAGAAGTACCGCTTTCTTCAGCTAAAAAGCCGTCATCAGGAAAAGCTTCCAGAATGGTTTCGATTATTAGTGCTTCGCAGGCTTTGTCTACATCAGTGACTATGTTAAAAGCACTCTTGTAGTCCAGTGATTTGATTTTGCCCAGGCGTGACTTTTGCAGAGCACCAGCTTTGAGAGCCGCTTCACGAGCAATTGATGCAGTATTTTTCAAGCTTTGATCTTTCGCGTGCTGAGGTATTACTTAGACTTGGTTGCTTTGCGATTGGAGCGCAGTTTGGGCACATTGTTGCCGCGCGTATCGAGTAAATCGACAGGCTTAAACTGTTGTTCTGGTTTGGCAAGTGCTTTTGTCACAGCAGGCGATGTAGCCTTAAGTTTTGTGCGCTTGGGGATATTTTTCTTTGGACCGGCCATAAATTCCTACTTTTTACTTGGATTAGTACATCTTAGGATGTCTCGTTCAAATAGGCAATTCGTCCCTGCTAAAGGGCACAATTGCTCTGCGTTGTAAACAAGTCAGGCTTTGTTTGCCGGTTAATGCGTAAAGTAAGTCTTTACGCTTGGGGGTCAGTTAATTGACTCCTTGCCGGGGCGGTTTTATCCTAATCATCTATAGAGGTACATGATGTTAGATTGCCACCGCTCAGCTATGACTATGACTTTGTCACCGGACGTCCCGGCGGCAATAATCATTATCTGGAGCTAAATAGGCTGGCGCGAGACTGAGTACCGCCAGCATCAGTGTTGGCGGTTTTTTTGTTTTAGAGCTTTTATAAAGCACTTTGGAGTAAAAATGAAAGATAAAGCGTACCCGGTAAACCTGCCCCAGACAGCGTTTCCAATGAAGGCCAATTCGGCTGTGAGAGAAGTGGAAATCCAGAAGGGTTGGGATGAAGCCGGGGTTTACAAGCGCAACCTGGAAAAGCGCAATGCTTGCCAGAAATACGTCCTCCACGACGGACCCCCTTATCTATCCAGCGCTAAAATCCACATCGGTACAGCTCTCAACAAAATCCTTAAAGATATAGTCACTAAATACAAGGCGCTAAAAGGCTTTTATGCTCCTTATGTGCCTGGTTACGACAGTCACGGTCTACCCATCGAAAACGCCGTGCTCAAAGACGTCAAAGGTGGTCGTGCCGCTCTGACACCGGTGGAGCTGCGCCAAAAATGCCGTGCTTTTGCACTTTCTAACCTCAAAGGTCAGGAAGCTAACTTCCGCAGGCTCGGTGTCTGGGGCGATTGGGAAAACCCATACATCACTCTTGATCAGAGATTTGAAGCAAAACAGCTGAGGGTCTTTGGCAAAATGGCTAAAAAAGGCTATCTCTACAAAGGTCTCAAATCAGTCTCCTGGTGTCCTACCTGTGAGACGGCTCTGGCTGAGGCTGAAGTCGAATATGCTGACCATACCAGCAACTCAATCTATGTCAAATTTGCTGTAGATGGCGCCCATAAGGACAAATTGCCCCAGGCGGTAAAAGATAAAGACGTCGCTTTTGTCATATGGACCACCACTCCCTGGACTTTGCCAGCCAACCTGGCTATCGCACTGCACCCTGAGTTTAACTATCAGTTTTTGCAAGTAGAAGGCGAAAATCAAGTCCTGGTAGTGGCCGAAAGTCTCAAAGATGCTTTTTTAAATGCAGTCGGCATGGGCGAAAAAGCCGTCAAAGTGCTGGCTAACGCTCTTGGTAAAGAGCTGGAGTTAATGGAGACACGGCATCCTTTTGTCGACAGACTCTCGCGTGTCATAAACGGTAAACACGTTACAGCCGAAGCTGGTACTGGTGTGGTCCACACCGCTCCTGGCCATGGTCCTGAAGACTTTGAAATCGGCAAAGAATACAACCTTGGAGTGCTCTCTCCAGTAGATACCCGCGGCATATTTACAAAAGAAGCCGGCATCTTTGAAGGACAGCGCTATAACAAAGCCAATCCGGCTGTAGTTGAGCACCTCAAAGAAGTGGGTGCGCTATTGCATCATTCTACTTTTAGTCACTCCTATCCGCACTGCTGGCGGTGCAAAAATCCGCTCATCTTTAGAGCTACCGAGCAGTGGTTTGCCAGTGTTGATGGCTTTAGACAAAGCGCCCTGGAGTCTATAGATAAAGTAGAGTGGCTGCCCCAGTCTGGCCGCAATCGCATCTTTAACATGGTGCAAAACCGCTCTGATTGGTGTATCAGCCGTCAGCGTGCCTGGGGCGTGCCTATCCCTGTGTTTTATTGCAAAGACTGCAATGAGCCACTGCTTACCGAAGAAAGCGTTGAGTCTGTAGCCAAAGTATTTGAAACCGAAGGTTCAGATTCATGGTGGGATAGGGAACCGGAATATTTCCTCAAGGGCATTAAATGTGTCTGCGGTGGCAATAAGTTTGAGCGCGAAACCGACATCATGGATGTCTGGTTTGACTCTGGCTCCACCCATGCCACTGTGCTAGATGAGCGTCCAGAGCTGCGTGGTACTCCCTGTGAGCTCTATCTAGAGGGCTCTGACCAGCACCGCGGCTGGTTCCAATCCAGTCTGCTCACCAGTGTCGCTGTAAATGGTTTTGCTCCCTACAAGACTGTGCTCACCCACGGCTTTGTCGTGGACGAAAACGGCCGCAAAATGTCCAAGTCTGTTGGCAATGTCGTCGATCCCGATGATGTTATAAAACAGTACGGTGCCGATGTACTGAGGCTCTGGGTGGCGTCTGTCAACTACACCGACGACATCCCGATAGGCAAAAATATGCTGGCTCAGCTAGCCGAAGTCTATCGCAAACTGCGCAACACAGCT
Above is a window of Candidatus Obscuribacter sp. DNA encoding:
- the ileS gene encoding isoleucine--tRNA ligase, with product MKDKAYPVNLPQTAFPMKANSAVREVEIQKGWDEAGVYKRNLEKRNACQKYVLHDGPPYLSSAKIHIGTALNKILKDIVTKYKALKGFYAPYVPGYDSHGLPIENAVLKDVKGGRAALTPVELRQKCRAFALSNLKGQEANFRRLGVWGDWENPYITLDQRFEAKQLRVFGKMAKKGYLYKGLKSVSWCPTCETALAEAEVEYADHTSNSIYVKFAVDGAHKDKLPQAVKDKDVAFVIWTTTPWTLPANLAIALHPEFNYQFLQVEGENQVLVVAESLKDAFLNAVGMGEKAVKVLANALGKELELMETRHPFVDRLSRVINGKHVTAEAGTGVVHTAPGHGPEDFEIGKEYNLGVLSPVDTRGIFTKEAGIFEGQRYNKANPAVVEHLKEVGALLHHSTFSHSYPHCWRCKNPLIFRATEQWFASVDGFRQSALESIDKVEWLPQSGRNRIFNMVQNRSDWCISRQRAWGVPIPVFYCKDCNEPLLTEESVESVAKVFETEGSDSWWDREPEYFLKGIKCVCGGNKFERETDIMDVWFDSGSTHATVLDERPELRGTPCELYLEGSDQHRGWFQSSLLTSVAVNGFAPYKTVLTHGFVVDENGRKMSKSVGNVVDPDDVIKQYGADVLRLWVASVNYTDDIPIGKNMLAQLAEVYRKLRNTARYMLGNLNDFDPATEMVKVEELSSLDRFVLHRLNELVSEVTKDFDRFEFFKYYQLLQNFCVVDLSSFYFDIVKDRLYCSHPGDKTRRAVQTVLTHTLQTLVRLLVPVTPHMAEDIWQHMTEAMREFGGNESSALLLDYPVVHKEFDDAEAKAYWSELLTIRLIVNKALEQVRGAKVIGSSLEASVVLVFEDAAKAASVAKLGVDLASVFITSDARALAQGESTDGAVSGEVLSTLSEGGLTVTVHKASGDMCVRCRKYTIEVGQNKDFVDLCNRCAEAMAKPVEALAGKG
- a CDS encoding inositol monophosphatase; this encodes MKNTASIAREAALKAGALQKSRLGKIKSLDYKSAFNIVTDVDKACEALIIETILEAFPDDGFLAEESGTSGVKKSHRRWIIDPLDGTTNFAHTYPFFCVSIGLEEDGKLIMGTVYNAIADELFTAERGQGAYLNEQKITVSASEKLETSLLATGFPPDTVTSDHSNMESYRNLTNASHGVRRDGSAALDLCFVASGRLDGFWERKLAPWDVAAGSVIVEEAGGKVTNLEDGPLEMESGHILATNGKIHQEIVEMLAKVKAISAKG